One window of Thermacetogenium phaeum DSM 12270 genomic DNA carries:
- a CDS encoding IS110 family RNA-guided transposase yields the protein MDVVFPYCCGLDVHKNSVVACVITPDEKEIRTFGTMTRDLLNLADWLTSKGCTHVAMESTGVYWKPIYNILEQYQLELLVVNAKHIKAVPGRKTDVKDAEWIADLLRHGLLKGSYIPDREQRELRELVGYRKSLVEERAREVNRIQKTLEGAGIKLSSVATDVVGVSGRAMIEGIISGIDDPAVLADFAQKKLKKKKEQLEQALFGLVGKHQRLLLAAQLRHIDYLDQEIARLDQQIEERMRPFEAELALLDTIPGVGRRTSQVILACIGADMSRFPSAAHLSSWAGVAPGNNESAGKRKSGKTTKGNTLLHTTLIQAARAASRTKNTYLSALYHRVAARRGANRAAVAVAHSILVSVYYMLIRRVPYHDLGGDYFEKRNSKAVVNRAVKQLEQLGYRVSIEVA from the coding sequence ATGGATGTCGTGTTCCCGTACTGTTGTGGTTTGGACGTTCACAAAAACTCTGTCGTTGCCTGCGTTATTACGCCAGATGAAAAGGAAATAAGAACATTTGGTACCATGACCAGAGATCTTTTAAACCTGGCTGACTGGCTTACCAGCAAAGGCTGTACACATGTGGCCATGGAAAGTACCGGGGTTTATTGGAAGCCGATCTATAATATCCTTGAACAGTATCAGCTGGAACTCCTGGTCGTCAACGCCAAGCATATTAAAGCCGTTCCAGGTCGCAAAACCGATGTCAAAGATGCCGAATGGATTGCAGACCTCTTGCGCCACGGTCTTTTGAAAGGAAGCTACATTCCTGACAGAGAACAGCGGGAATTAAGGGAACTGGTCGGTTACCGCAAAAGCCTCGTCGAAGAACGTGCCAGGGAAGTTAACCGTATCCAAAAAACGCTGGAAGGCGCCGGGATTAAACTGTCATCAGTGGCAACAGATGTTGTCGGCGTCTCCGGCAGGGCGATGATCGAAGGTATCATTTCCGGTATCGATGATCCCGCTGTTCTCGCAGACTTTGCACAAAAGAAATTAAAGAAAAAGAAAGAGCAACTGGAGCAAGCCCTGTTTGGATTGGTGGGAAAACACCAGCGATTGCTTTTAGCAGCCCAACTGCGCCATATCGATTATCTTGATCAGGAAATTGCACGCCTTGATCAACAGATCGAGGAGCGGATGCGCCCTTTTGAGGCAGAGCTGGCTCTTTTGGATACTATTCCAGGAGTTGGGAGAAGAACCTCTCAAGTTATTTTAGCCTGTATAGGTGCAGATATGTCACGATTTCCATCCGCAGCTCACCTGTCTTCATGGGCAGGGGTGGCCCCCGGCAATAATGAAAGCGCCGGTAAACGCAAGAGCGGTAAAACAACCAAAGGTAATACGCTGTTACACACTACCTTGATCCAGGCTGCCAGGGCTGCCTCCCGCACTAAAAACACCTACCTTTCCGCTCTGTATCACCGTGTTGCTGCCAGAAGAGGCGCTAACAGGGCTGCTGTTGCTGTTGCTCATTCTATTTTGGTCAGCGTTTATTACATGTTGATTAGAAGAGTGCCTTATCATGATCTCGGCGGTGACTATTTTGAGAAAAGAAATTCTAAAGCGGTTGTCAATCGTGCTGTTAAGCAATTAGAACAATTGGGTTATCGTGTGAGCATCGAGGTTGCATAA